The following proteins are co-located in the Lentibacillus sp. JNUCC-1 genome:
- a CDS encoding ABC transporter permease: MAQYIIRRILVFIPMLLILTVIIFALAKAAPGDPFTKNIDPSIDPEIYEQQKEALGLNDPLPIQYFNWLGGFVKGDFGESIQYKGRSVESIVGERITNTIYLSLFALVITFIFAIPIGLYSARRPYSLLDYTATTFGFLGLAIPNFFFGLVAIYVFSINLDWFPAQGSISGDSEGFGRVLDRLHHLILPGFTLGLAGIATYMRYVRSEVLDIMKSDYIRTAQAKGMSESNILYKHTLRNALIPIVTLLGFELGVLLSGAVITEQVFNYPGLGTLFIDSIVNRDYPVIMAINLLLGVTILVGNLVADILYSLVDPRIRYD, translated from the coding sequence ATGGCTCAATATATTATCAGAAGAATTCTTGTGTTTATCCCGATGCTGCTGATCTTGACTGTGATTATATTTGCACTTGCGAAAGCGGCACCAGGGGATCCTTTCACAAAAAACATCGACCCGAGCATTGATCCGGAAATATATGAACAGCAAAAAGAAGCACTTGGATTGAATGATCCATTGCCTATTCAGTATTTTAATTGGCTGGGCGGCTTTGTTAAAGGTGACTTTGGCGAGTCGATTCAATATAAAGGCCGCTCTGTTGAAAGTATTGTTGGCGAACGCATCACAAATACGATTTATCTGAGCTTGTTTGCACTTGTGATTACTTTTATATTTGCAATCCCGATTGGCTTGTATTCCGCCAGACGCCCCTATTCGCTATTGGATTACACAGCGACAACATTTGGTTTTCTCGGACTGGCGATACCGAATTTCTTCTTTGGTCTTGTGGCGATTTATGTGTTTTCAATCAATCTGGACTGGTTTCCTGCACAAGGGTCTATTTCCGGTGACAGTGAAGGGTTTGGACGTGTGCTGGACAGACTCCATCACCTGATTCTTCCGGGCTTCACGTTGGGACTTGCCGGTATCGCTACATATATGCGCTACGTGCGTTCTGAAGTGCTGGACATTATGAAGAGCGACTATATCCGGACAGCCCAAGCCAAGGGGATGAGCGAATCGAACATTTTGTATAAACATACCTTGCGCAATGCGCTTATTCCGATCGTTACACTGCTCGGATTTGAGTTGGGCGTTCTGTTATCGGGAGCAGTCATTACAGAACAGGTCTTTAATTACCCTGGCTTAGGTACGTTGTTTATTGATTCCATAGTGAATCGGGATTACCCGGTCATTATGGCCATTAACCTGCTGCTTGGTGTGACGATACTCGTTGGAAATTTGGTCGCTGACATCTTATACAGTCTGGTTGATCCTAGAATTCGATATGATTGA